The genomic interval gaaccagaacctctacAGATAAAACGGGaacaagaggaaccagaacctctgcagataaaacaggagcaagaggaaccagaacatcaAGAGTTcaaggaggaagagaagcaaCTCTGCATCAGTCAGGATGATGTGCATGTTGTGCTGAAACAGGAGACTGATGACATtttggtgaacaaacagcagaaaggcACAACTGAGACTTcagaacaagaaacacaaaagaaagcTCAACCAAACCAAAATCTATATTCTTGTAAAATTTGTGATAAAAACTTTTCCCGAAATAGTTCTTTCATGATACACGTGAGAACTCACACGGCCAAGAAACCTTTCACATGttcaaactgtggaaaaaattaCCCTCGCAAGAGTCGTTTAATTGATCACATGAGAATTCATACAGGTGAAAAACCTTTCACATGTAcaacttgtggaaaaagtttccggAGGAAACCTGACTTGGTTAGTCACATCAGagttcacacaggtgagaagccattCTCATGtggaaactgtggaaaaagtttccggAGGAAACCTAACTTGGTTCGTCACATCAGagttcacacaggtgagaagccattctcatgtgggacctgtggaaaacgTTGTGCTCACAAGAGTCGTTTAATTGAACACATGAGAATTCATACAGGTGAAAAACCTTTCACATGTGGagcttgtggaaaaagtttccatcGCAGAAGCACTTTAAACAGACACATGAGAACTCACTCAGGTGAGAAGCCTTACAAGTGCacaacctgtggaaaaagttttgtgTCTAAATCTGAGTTAGTTTCTCACATGAAGattcatacaggtgagaagcctttctcatgtggaaactgtggaaaaagtttccagaGGAAATCTAACTTGGTTAGTCACAccagaattcacacaggtgagaagccattctcatgtgggacctgtggaaaaagttttgctCACAAGCGTTGTTTAATTGAACACATGAGaattcatacaggtgagaagccATTCTCATGTGGTACCTGTGGAAAAAATTTCACTCTTAAAAAAAGGTTAACTgttcacatgagaactcacacaggtgaaaaacctttctcatgtggaacttgtggaaaaaatttcacttataaaaaaaatttaaatattcacatgACAATTCACACTgctgagaagcctttctcatgcaagatctgtggaaaaggttttcGCAGGAAACCTGACTTGGTTtgtcacatgagaactcacacaggtgaaaaacctttctcatgtggaacctgtggaaaaagtttcacttataaaaaaagtgtaaatattcacatgagaattcacactgcttagaagcctttctcatgcaagatctgtggaaaaagtttaactcataaaaaaagtttaaatgctCACATGAGATTttacacaggtgagaagcctttctcatgttcgacctgtggaaaatgttttgctgtaaaacaccttttacattttcacatgaaGACTCATGCAAGAGAGAAGTCTTTCTCAGGTGGGACCTGTGGGAAATGTTTCTCTCAAAAATACCTTTTAACTTTCATCAGAATTCACACATGTTAGAAGTAGCTGTGCAATGATTTATCAGCCAGCCGATTCATTTGTGTTGATATCCTTAATTTTGGGACGTTGGTGATCAGCAGATACAagcatgtgaagctgatctgaTCATCCAATTTTATTGACCTGAGCTTTTGTCCTGTTCTCCTCCGTTGAGAGGTTTGACTATTAGACCTGCCCACCtcgtcatgtctgcacatttgcaatcggtgcacccttGGTGAAAAGCGAGGAAATTGTTTTGTGTGTAGATCCAGTTTTAGTCATCACATGAAGATTCACACGGGTTAGAAGGCTTTCTTTTATAGGTGctgtaaaaaaagtttcactGATTGGAAATGTTCACCGTTCACATGAGAACTGACACGGGTTTGGTGGCACAATGTAACTTTCTGTTTGGAAGTGGTGTAATTGGAACCGACACATTTTATTCTGgcacttttttatttccattttatttaatgagacTAAGGGAGTTGTTTCTCTTAGAGAAACAAtgactttgaatgttttaagaTATAGACCTCTAaagtttttaaacctttataGTGTATTTATCCTTTGAACTTTTGTTTCAATGATTTGGAGAAGTGGATGCATTTATTTGACAtggttttaatgatttttctgcttaaaaaatgtattgatgaTATGGTTtgaatttcagataaaaaaatgattgaaactTTTTAGATAATAAAGTATCATAAAGAtggtctttttctcttttttctgtttagtagaaaactggaataaaaccaaataaaaactttttgtttgaaacaaatagTAAATCAGAAAATCTTCATATATATAAACAGCCTTATTCCTCAGAGGCCGTCGCTTCCTCCTTAACATTGCATGAATTTTTATAAAGTCAATATTCATTTTTCAATCAACATTTAACAGACTGAGTtctatatttatacaaataagagaaaacacaatatgagccataatttaacaaagaacaaacataATCATAAATTTAAGACTCAAAACATAAGTAGGCCTACAACTAATCATTTTAAACAACCTTCTGTACTTTGAtgtgtaaaaatac from Gambusia affinis linkage group LG18, SWU_Gaff_1.0, whole genome shotgun sequence carries:
- the LOC122820961 gene encoding gastrula zinc finger protein XlCGF57.1-like, with amino-acid sequence MKELVTEETFTELKEINVKMEEEMEDQRGLMDFSRIPKIILHRIDLPQCCKEEEVLNELSNPEEKSTLDQEEPEPLQIKQDQEEPEPLQIKEEQQESEPLQIKRGQEEPEPLQIKQEQQESEPLQIKQEQQESEPLQIKQGQEEPEPLQMKREHEEPEPLQIKREQEEPEPLQIKQEQEEPEHQEFKEEEKQLCISQDDVHVVLKQETDDILVNKQQKGTTETSEQETQKKAQPNQNLYSCKICDKNFSRNSSFMIHVRTHTAKKPFTCSNCGKNYPRKSRLIDHMRIHTGEKPFTCTTCGKSFRRKPDLVSHIRVHTGEKPFSCGNCGKSFRRKPNLVRHIRVHTGEKPFSCGTCGKRCAHKSRLIEHMRIHTGEKPFTCGACGKSFHRRSTLNRHMRTHSGEKPYKCTTCGKSFVSKSELVSHMKIHTGEKPFSCGNCGKSFQRKSNLVSHTRIHTGEKPFSCGTCGKSFAHKRCLIEHMRIHTGEKPFSCGTCGKNFTLKKRLTVHMRTHTGEKPFSCGTCGKNFTYKKNLNIHMTIHTAEKPFSCKICGKGFRRKPDLVCHMRTHTGEKPFSCGTCGKSFTYKKSVNIHMRIHTA